From Amphritea atlantica, a single genomic window includes:
- a CDS encoding ABC transporter permease subunit, producing the protein MNIENNSVIPDLDFNSPAARRSRKFRAFKDKTASVGIGLGGVSVIIAILLIFFYLLYEVIPMFRGAEVEPWKHNEQVVEPYAVPGSGQTLYMAMEEQAEIGLRVTDLGELNFFSTLTGELMKTVQAPLPAGTSITSFALASENSHSFALGLSNGQALVFKHEYKSTYPGGERVILPTITYPLGEAPIDVASVALNLLAFNGSEGNFALIGGTQQNMQAVFISQTENLFTGDIELEQTTTALPDLGIKIRKMLMMPDLAWLLVAGESGKMEVINLRDRDAPVITQVLDASSSKITTFDLLLGGNAILIGNEKGQISQWFLVRNDKGEWLMTKIREFETGNSPVIDLAIEHRRKGFVTIDAAGDLRIFNSTANVNVLTQKVAQANASMITLAPRANAALIEEAGKLTLLHIDNEHPEVSWSALWGKVWYEGHEKPKYVWQSSAANNDFEPKYSLMPLAFGTLKAAFYAMLLATPLAICGAIYTAYFMVPSLRRKVKPFIELMEALPTVILGFLAGLWLAPFMEENLPGIFVTLLMLPAAILGFAFCWAQMPKKIRWLVPDGWDALLLIPVIILATWGSIAISPSLELVLFDGNMRHWLTNDLGIAYDQRNAMVIGIAMGFAVIPTIFSITEDAIFAVPKHLSYGSLALGATPWQTLTRVVMPTASPGIFSAVMIGMGRAVGETMIVLMATGNTPIMDVNIFEGMRTLAANIAVEMPEAEVASTHYRILFLAAFVLFMFTFMVNTLAEVIRQRLRNKYGSL; encoded by the coding sequence ATGAATATTGAGAACAACTCCGTTATTCCTGATCTGGATTTTAACTCACCAGCAGCACGTCGTAGCCGGAAATTCCGCGCTTTTAAAGATAAAACTGCATCCGTGGGTATTGGTCTGGGTGGTGTCAGCGTAATCATCGCGATCCTTTTGATCTTTTTCTACCTTCTTTATGAAGTAATACCGATGTTCCGTGGAGCTGAAGTTGAGCCCTGGAAACATAATGAGCAGGTTGTTGAACCTTATGCGGTTCCTGGCTCAGGACAAACCCTCTACATGGCGATGGAAGAGCAGGCTGAGATAGGTTTAAGGGTTACCGATCTGGGCGAGCTTAACTTTTTCAGCACCCTGACGGGTGAATTAATGAAAACGGTTCAGGCCCCTCTGCCAGCCGGAACCAGCATTACCAGCTTTGCCCTGGCCTCAGAGAACAGCCACTCTTTTGCACTGGGTCTGAGTAACGGCCAGGCACTGGTGTTCAAACATGAATATAAGTCCACCTACCCCGGCGGCGAGCGGGTGATATTACCCACGATCACGTATCCACTGGGAGAAGCCCCTATCGACGTCGCGTCGGTCGCCCTGAATCTACTGGCATTCAATGGCTCTGAAGGTAACTTTGCGCTGATTGGTGGCACACAACAAAACATGCAGGCCGTGTTTATCTCTCAAACAGAAAACCTGTTTACCGGCGACATTGAGCTTGAACAAACCACCACGGCACTACCTGATCTGGGTATCAAGATTAGAAAAATGCTGATGATGCCTGACCTGGCCTGGCTATTGGTTGCCGGGGAAAGTGGCAAAATGGAAGTTATCAATCTGCGTGACCGTGACGCACCGGTTATCACACAGGTGCTGGATGCATCATCCAGCAAGATCACAACCTTTGACCTGTTACTCGGCGGAAACGCTATCCTGATTGGCAATGAAAAGGGTCAAATCTCCCAATGGTTTCTGGTCAGAAACGATAAAGGGGAGTGGTTGATGACTAAAATCCGCGAGTTCGAAACCGGCAATTCACCGGTGATTGATCTTGCCATTGAGCATCGTCGTAAAGGGTTTGTCACTATCGATGCGGCTGGCGACCTGCGCATATTCAATAGCACCGCTAACGTTAATGTCCTGACCCAGAAAGTCGCACAGGCAAATGCCTCCATGATCACCCTGGCACCCCGGGCTAACGCAGCGCTGATAGAAGAAGCTGGCAAGCTGACCCTGTTGCACATCGATAATGAGCACCCGGAAGTATCCTGGAGCGCGCTCTGGGGTAAAGTCTGGTATGAGGGTCATGAAAAACCTAAATACGTCTGGCAGTCCTCGGCTGCAAACAATGACTTCGAGCCAAAATACAGCCTGATGCCGTTGGCATTCGGCACACTTAAAGCCGCATTTTATGCGATGCTGCTGGCGACACCCCTGGCAATCTGTGGTGCTATTTATACCGCCTACTTTATGGTGCCGTCACTGCGGCGCAAGGTGAAACCCTTTATCGAGCTGATGGAAGCACTGCCGACGGTCATCCTCGGGTTTCTGGCGGGCCTCTGGCTAGCCCCCTTCATGGAGGAAAACCTGCCGGGCATCTTTGTCACCTTGCTAATGCTACCCGCGGCAATATTAGGCTTTGCCTTCTGCTGGGCACAGATGCCGAAAAAGATTCGCTGGCTGGTCCCTGACGGCTGGGATGCGCTGCTGCTGATTCCGGTGATTATCCTGGCCACCTGGGGCAGTATTGCCATCAGCCCTTCGCTGGAGCTGGTGTTATTTGATGGCAATATGCGCCACTGGCTGACTAACGATCTGGGTATCGCTTATGATCAGCGCAACGCAATGGTGATTGGTATTGCGATGGGCTTTGCCGTTATTCCAACCATCTTCTCGATCACTGAAGATGCGATCTTTGCGGTGCCGAAGCACCTTAGCTACGGATCTCTGGCGTTAGGCGCGACCCCATGGCAGACCCTTACCCGGGTTGTCATGCCAACCGCCAGCCCGGGTATCTTTTCGGCCGTGATGATCGGTATGGGTCGTGCCGTCGGCGAAACCATGATCGTACTGATGGCGACCGGTAATACGCCGATTATGGATGTCAACATATTCGAGGGGATGCGAACTCTGGCGGCCAACATCGCGGTGGAAATGCCCGAAGCTGAAGTCGCTAGTACACACTATCGAATCCTGTTCCTGGCTGCTTTTGTGCTGTTTATGTTTACCTTTATGGTAAACACCCTGGCGGAAGTAATCCGTCAGCGACTGCGCAATAAGTATGGCTCCCTTTAA
- the pstA gene encoding phosphate ABC transporter permease PstA: protein MNISVKDWFKSGSPWVWMNAGAVAISIIMVVGLLGLIAVRGLSHFWPADILQGTYTQNGETRTITGEVVETSEVLTKQLIEAGINLPEDNEFSIRHLLKIGNRDVYGSDFTWVLEDFLSDQSRPEMLFTAERREWGNLYGYLRSIKESGNEVARYEGYEPSSEYLALWDNLEARIQRALDIHEDILQIEKHEIGAINYELERLRLKERSLQLKNVTETAPFAKIEQRRKELDDEYENLQQRLIDLYTDINRDSLTAEVANGKVVEVQLAKVVRAFRPNAMGIGQKSLHYAAKLWEFVSEDPREANTEGGIFPAIFGTVMMVLLMSLLVTPFGVIAAVYLREYAKQGFVTRLIRIAVNNLAGVPSIVYGVFGLGFFVYFLGGNIDDLFFPEAKPAPTFGTPGLMWASLTLALLTVPVVIVATEEGLSRIPRSVREGSLALGATKFETLMKVVLPMASPAMMTGVILAIARAAGEVAPLMLVGVVKLAPSLPLDGNYPFIHLDQKFMHLGFHIYDVGFQSPNVEAARPLVYATALLLVAVIALLNMSAIAIRNHLREKYKALEM, encoded by the coding sequence ATGAACATCTCAGTAAAAGATTGGTTTAAGTCTGGCTCACCCTGGGTATGGATGAATGCCGGGGCGGTAGCCATCAGTATTATTATGGTTGTTGGCCTGCTGGGCCTGATCGCGGTACGTGGTCTGAGCCACTTCTGGCCAGCGGATATTCTTCAGGGTACTTATACCCAGAATGGAGAAACCCGTACGATCACCGGTGAAGTCGTTGAAACCAGTGAAGTATTGACAAAGCAGCTGATCGAAGCGGGCATAAATCTTCCCGAAGACAATGAGTTCTCTATCCGGCATCTGCTGAAAATTGGTAACCGGGACGTTTATGGTTCTGATTTCACCTGGGTACTGGAAGACTTTTTATCCGACCAGTCTCGCCCCGAAATGCTGTTTACCGCCGAACGACGCGAATGGGGAAACCTGTACGGTTATCTGCGTAGCATAAAAGAGTCCGGCAATGAGGTCGCTCGTTACGAAGGCTATGAGCCTTCCTCCGAGTACCTGGCCCTGTGGGATAACCTAGAAGCGCGGATTCAACGGGCTCTGGATATTCACGAAGATATTCTCCAGATAGAGAAACATGAGATCGGCGCAATTAACTATGAACTGGAGCGCCTGCGCCTTAAAGAGCGCAGCCTGCAACTTAAAAATGTCACCGAAACGGCGCCTTTTGCTAAAATTGAGCAGCGCCGTAAAGAGCTTGACGATGAGTATGAAAACTTGCAGCAACGCCTGATAGACCTCTACACCGACATTAACCGTGACTCTCTGACAGCTGAAGTTGCCAACGGTAAGGTTGTTGAGGTTCAACTGGCAAAAGTCGTTCGCGCTTTCCGGCCTAACGCTATGGGTATCGGTCAGAAGAGCCTTCACTATGCGGCTAAGCTCTGGGAGTTTGTCAGCGAAGATCCACGTGAGGCTAATACAGAAGGCGGAATTTTTCCGGCGATCTTTGGCACGGTGATGATGGTTCTGTTGATGTCTCTGCTGGTGACGCCATTTGGCGTTATCGCGGCGGTTTATCTGCGGGAATACGCCAAACAGGGGTTTGTCACCCGTCTGATCCGTATCGCGGTGAACAATCTGGCAGGCGTGCCGTCTATCGTCTACGGTGTATTTGGTCTGGGCTTCTTTGTCTACTTCCTTGGCGGTAACATTGACGACCTGTTCTTCCCCGAAGCCAAGCCCGCACCCACTTTTGGTACGCCGGGTCTGATGTGGGCCTCCCTGACGCTGGCATTGCTGACCGTGCCGGTCGTGATCGTTGCGACTGAAGAGGGACTCAGCCGTATACCCCGCTCGGTTCGCGAGGGTAGCCTGGCACTGGGAGCAACCAAATTTGAAACCCTGATGAAGGTTGTACTGCCGATGGCAAGCCCGGCCATGATGACCGGCGTCATCCTGGCAATCGCCCGTGCGGCAGGCGAAGTAGCACCACTGATGCTGGTGGGTGTGGTTAAACTGGCGCCCAGCCTGCCACTGGATGGTAACTACCCGTTTATCCACCTGGATCAGAAATTTATGCATCTGGGCTTCCATATCTATGATGTGGGTTTCCAGAGCCCTAACGTTGAAGCTGCACGGCCATTGGTATATGCCACCGCCCTGCTGTTGGTGGCGGTCATCGCATTGCTGAACATGTCAGCGATTGCAATCCGTAACCACCTGCGAGAAAAATACAAAGCACTGGAAATGTAA